A window from Pseudopipra pipra isolate bDixPip1 chromosome 25, bDixPip1.hap1, whole genome shotgun sequence encodes these proteins:
- the LOC135402483 gene encoding serine/threonine-protein phosphatase 4 regulatory subunit 3B-like: protein MPARRRLIDLPPCETNRLGDIADLVTSALSSRSRGEKLALAMKRKGYIPKLLELFQACERSETTEALHQLHGIMRGILHLGKSSLFEVMFSKECIMDVIGCLEYDPSLAQPKHHRQFVTKRANLKKIVPIRDSKIQKKFHQMYQAQYIQANLLPNPPDFGENYPSNLASFIRRKKEEIFRVLEKDEGFLSDVFAQLTNEATAEDERLELVNFLKELCAFSLMFHQKREKFLQRSAKLGILPTLETLIGMNDLQVRAAATDILSDLADFCPFMVQEFVMKEAQRSDLDTDLISVVIEQLICHSDPEFGGAEQLMDVLCTLLDPGNLLRAAEAPQVFEFLNFFYTCCIPVLTAPLLASAEDTCEIDDYQVAKLFALILKLLTFCVDWHKEHMRHYIISRDLLRRVPVLMHSKHTFLAFSAFKFIRKIIDLRDEHYNCYIAQGNLLEPYLLAMLENGAVYHLLTSAVFELLEFIRLEDGQSLTGHLVEKFCQALGTIDYVQTFGLKSKHEKEKHQQEQQVNSVPCRGCSSKKETPRPAVAAPKRRLRVDCTEHEDQDNTVKRKRPRQR from the exons ATGCCTGCAAGGAGGCGTTTGATCGACCTTCCTCCCTGTGAGACCAACAGACTCGGGGACATCGCTGATCTAGTCACCTCTGCCCTCTCCTCACGCAGCCGCGGAGAAAAGCTGGCCCTGGCCATGAAGAGGAAAGGCTATATTCCAAAACTATTGGAGCTTTTCCAAGCCTGCGAGCGGTCAGAGACCACCGAAGCCTTACACCAGTTACACGGAATTATGAGAGGGATTTTGCATCTCGGTAAATCAAGTCTGTTTGAAGTGATGTTCTCCAAGGAGTGTATTATGGATGTCATCGGATGCCTGGAGTATGATCCTTCGCTGGCTCAGCCCAAACACCACAGGCAGTTCGTGACTAAAAGAGCCAATCTTAAGAAGATTGTTCCCATCAGAGACTccaaaatccagaaaaaattCCACCAGATGTACCAGGCACAGTATATTCAGGCTAACCTCTTGCCAAATCCTCCTGATTTTGGAGAGAATTATCCTTCTAACCTGGCTTCCTTCATCCGCCGCAAGAAAGAGGAGATATTCAGAGTGTTGGAG AAAGACGAGGGATTTTTGTCTGATGTTTTTGCCCAGTTGACAAATGAAGCTACGGCTGAGGACGAACGGTTGGAATTG GTTAACTTTCTCAAGGAACTCTGTGCCTTTTCCCTCATGTTCCatcagaagagagagaaatttcTACAGAGATCAGCCAAGTTGGGAATTCTTCCAACTCTTGAAACTCTAATA gGAATGAATGATCTGCAAGTtagagctgctgccacagacATCTTGTCTGATCTAGCAGACTTTTGTCCATTCATGGTCCAAGAATTTGTAATGAAAGAGGCCCAGCGGAGTGACCTT gatACTGACCTGATCAGTGTAGTCATTGAGCAGCTGATCTGCCATTCTGATCCCGAGTTTGGAGGAGCTGAGCAGCTGATGGATGTGCTGTGCACTCTGCTCGATCCGGGGAATCTGCTGCGTGCAGCTGAG GCTCCACAAGTATTCGAATTTCTCAATTTCTTCTACACCTGCTGTATTCCTGTTCTGACTGCTCCACTTTTGGCCAGTGCAGAAGATACATGTGAAATAG ATGACTATCAAGTGGCAAAACTGTTTGCCTTAATTCTGAAGCTCCTCACTTTTTGTGTGGATTGGCATAAGGAGCACATGAGGCATTACATTATCAGCAGGGATTTGCTAAGAAGAGTCCCGGTCTTGATGCATTCCAAACACACATTTCTGGCCTTCA GTGCTTTTAAGTTTATAAGGAAGATAATTGACCTGAGAGATGAGCACTATAACTGTTACATTGCCCAGGGAAACCTCCTTGAACCATATTTACTTGCTATGTTGGAAAATGGAGCTGTGTACCATCTGCTCACCTCGGCTGTGTTTGAGCTGTTGGAATTCATCAGACTG GAAGATGGCCAGTCCCTTACTGGACATCTAGTGGAGAAGTTCTGTCAGGCACTTGGAACTATCGACTACGTTCAGACTTTTGGACTGAAGTCCaaacatgagaaagaaaagcaccaaCAAGAGCAGCAAGTGAACAG TGTCCCATGCCGCGGCTGCTCTTCAAAGAAGGAGACCCCGAGGCCAGCGGTGGCGGCCCCCAAG AGACGTCTACGGGTGGATTGTACCGAGCACGAAGATCAGGATAACACAGTCAAAAGGAAAAGACCACGTCAGCGTTGA